The nucleotide window CGTACCCAGCCGAGTAGATTCTGATCGAGGGAGTCTGCCAAAAGTTCCATCCTCCAGGTCTCATTTTCCCAGAGCAACCTCTCTCTGTTGTTGGTGAATGGGTATGCTGCGCTTCCAAAGACACACATCATGTGAACAGCATTGGTGTGCACGATTTTGCCTTGAGGGTCCACTACCACAAGCAAAGGCTTCTTCACAAAGTTCCATTTGTCCTGCTTTCGGATGTACCGGATCACAGTGGGAGAGACGACTGAAGGGTGGAACACTGAGTACCATTCCATGTCATTTTTAAGGTTCTCGAATTGTTGGTACTTGGCTTCATTCCAATTGTCCACAATTGGAACCCAGACAATCTCGTACTGGCTCTCTGGCCTTGTTGGGAACTGACGTTTTTCATCATACATTTGATGGGCAATCATGTACTCGTTCTCTTGAGCCACGTCTAGGTCTGAAAGGAATAGTATCACAACTTTCCTCTTCAGCACATCAATGTCCACCTGCATATATATGTTTTAAAGTAAATATTATGCATGCAAAACTCAAATCTTCTAAAAAGATAGAGATATTCAAGCGAATTGCAAAGCAGACCCTTCTCTTGCTGTAGCCATCGTAGAGTGCTGGCTGATCATCCTTGAAAAATAAAACCCTTAAAGTCTTGGTGTTATCAATGTGTGGTGTTTCTAAGATGTAAGCAATTGCAGCTAAAGCTTCatcatctttcttcctctctGCACCAGACCAATAATATAAGACATGGCATGGTAAGCCAGATGAAGTGATAGCGACATATAAGAAACAATACTTTTTAACAAGTATAATGAACTCACGGATGATATCATTTAATCGTTTGATGGTCTCCTCAAGGTGGCTGTGTATATTTTCGAGCTTATGGGACAAGGATGATAGCTCCCATGCTTCAGTTACGTACCTGAGAGAATTCAAGCACACTGTATTTCACAATGTCTTTCTTTCGTTTTATCTCGTCGGGAAAATTTAAGTTACAAGGCATACGAATCCAAAGATTTGACCTCGACTATCTCAAGCATTTTGTTTCTAGAGCAACGTTAGGGtatgatgatttcaaagagtaGAAAGTTTACGGTTTAGGATTTAGGGAGGACTTACTCTGGACCCATGCCTGTGATCCCCAAAAGTTGCGATGCAGCAACGACAATACTCCGAATTGTCCAGTAAGCAGCTGTGGGGATATGAGCAGTGGAGGTGGTAGATTCTAGTTCAGTGGTCAAGTGCGGATCACGGCGAACCTCCTGTAACTGAATGATGCACTTGGTCACCTTGAGCACGGTGTTAACCAAATTGTTGTACGCATCAAACTTTGATTTCAGAACAGTGCTGGCACGTTCCAATATCTCTGGCAACTGTCTCAGTGTTCCGACAGCTTTGGCGAGTGCGTTGATGGTGTAAAGTTGAGCCACAAGCCAAAATTCACCATCTTTCACAGAAAAAGCTCCCAAGGTAAGTACCACCTTCTCATCCCAATCATAATGTTGGACGATGCGTAGAATATCCATTGTTGTCTTGTTTGCATCTTCCCCACTCAGCCACTTGCCGAATAACTGTCATATGTAGCATGCACCCCAATTTGTAGAATTAATCATGATTAAAATACTTTTGTTTGAAGAGATGCTTTACTACACCAAAAAATTTAGGTTTATCAAATTTTGTTCGCCAAACTAATGTGATAAATTTGGACCTACAGAGACGTAATTATAGTATACACTATTTCTCTTTCATGTCTCAAGTATTGTTTTTCATCATTACAGATACTTTCATTAGCTAATCCGACTGAAAAAATTGGTGTACACCATACACTAGGATATGGTAGATTTTTCTAACACTTTTactctgtcttttttttttttttgttaaaacaGGAGCTAAGAATAGCATAGTGCTCTCCCATCCCAAATTTATTGAATAAAGATAATGCACAATTTAATAGGGTGGCACAATAGCCAAATCCCTTAAAAACACGAACACGAATGTGACATCTCTAACACTTTTGCTCTAAAAGATAGGATATGATATGCGTGTGTGACTTATATTTCATTAATTAATGACCAATGTACCAATTCATTTTCACAATATATGCTTATCTATCCCACATGAAAATCACAATATTTAATCACAATGTaactaactaattaattaagaaTAATGCAAATTAACCTCGCTGGAAATCGCATTAAACAGGCTGATTGGAACTTCGTAGTTGTCATGGAGGCTACTCAGGCTAGCATGGAGGGCCTTCTCATGATGTTCCAAAGCTTCTGTGTATGCACCTGTGGGTACTAATGCTGATCCCTAACGCATGAACAAACGTACAAGGTCAAAATTCATAAACAAGATCGGATTGATTAAACAACATTGAAAATACATAAACCTTGAAGTAAAGCAAGTGACAATTAATGCACATGGTACTTACTGGAACCAGAAGGTTGCCGTGGATGTCAGGTTTGGTGACACGAGAGAAAATGACTTCAACAGCTTGAAGAATATGTTTCAAGGAAATAGGAGTAGCATCATAAGGACGTTCATGAGATCTGTCAGTGTCCAGAACTTGGGTGATCAATGCACTGTCATCTGATGTTAATGTTGAGAACTGGCGACGCCCATCCCTGCCGAGCTGTTGGGAAGGAGTACGGTATTTTTCTCCTCTGCGATGGGTGGTGGGTGCCTTATTCTGAGGTACAAGGGCGTTCTGAGCTACATAGGCGCTTTGAGGCACCGGGGTACTGCTTTGAAGATTGACCTTATTCTGAGGTTGATAGGCCATTTTGGGTTTTCACAAAGGTGGAAGCTAGGGCAGGCTGCGTGAGGAAATGGGAGAAGAGCTCAATGATTGCCTGCTAATGATTTTGGTTCTAGCTAGCTAGAGAGCTAGACCTTATATAGGTGAttttaaaatgcaaaaaaaaaaaaattgggcgcGAAATCCGTGTTCTGCTACCTTGCTTCCATTAGGGGTTAGATATTGATTTTATTTAGACAAGGGCTTGGACATTTGTTCTTCGGTAACTGTTTGGTCGCATTCAAAATCTTTTTTCACCTTCACAAAAGGTCACCCCCGATATTCTTACTCTAGGAATATAATCTAACGTATACAGCTGCTCAGGAAACAGCTAAATATTCTTCAATGTTGTTACTCTGAAGTATTAGTATTATAAATTAAAATAGATTGTGTTACTAATTAGTTAGGACAACAGTATAAAGCTAGTCTACCACTTcatgaaaaatttgaaattatgtATAGGCATTTCACACAACAATATATCCCATCTTTCCTCGTTGGCTGATGGATGTGATTCTGGTATACACAAAACTCAATATCTCTAGGCTATCTGATTACACTATTCTATCTAGTGTAGATTTGGAAGGTCATATTAGGATAGCACCCCTAAAATAcattagatttattattgtgAAACCACTGATATAAGTAGGTCTCATCTTTCGAGAATATGACCTGTAAAAGAAGGGTCTAAAAGACTCTTCTTCTGTAACAGAAAGAGAGTTTTAGTTGGGTGCCATTGCACTCAAAGTATAAGCTATGTATATTCCATTTACAAGAAAAGCATGTAAGGATTTTAATCTAGTACCATGCAACATACTGTACGTCTGTACCCTAGATTACTCTGAAGTTTCCTAAACCTTGTTTTCTTTACTGATTAAGCTTCCAAAGCTTTAGTCATGCTCTCGTGCTCTCATTCTGGGGGACCGTGCACGTTATTTTCTTTCAAGTATCCAAGCATAACCTACGATGTGAGACAAGAATGGAAAGCTTTATTCACGACAAGAAACAAACAGAGAAAAGGTTAAATATGCGAGTGGAAACAAATAGGAAAAGGAACGTATGATATGAAACAAACAGGGAAATGGAATATCCACAATTATGAGAAATTCTTTtgcagaggaaaagaaaaagttcaCGAAGTCGGTCCCAAACATAAAAATCAGGGGCGGATCAAGGATACAGATTTTGGGTGGGCTAATTTAACACTTGAtcataagaaatttttttttctcatctaTAATGTTCTAAAGAAATACTAATAGAAAAATGTTATAACTAAacaaaagaggagagaagaaaatgggtaaagaaaaaaaaaatttaccgttaagtcaagaaaaagaaatactAATAGAAACAATCTAACATAGAGGGCTCCACTTTTTGCGGAGCTGCATTCCGAAACCCTAGTTTCGTGAAGTAGGGCGGCGGCTTCGTCCGCTTGCTGTTGACGTTCGGCGTCACCTTCTTGGTTTGGTAAAGCAGGCGGGGAAGACTTCTCCCGTCGATTTGTGGTGGAGAGGCCAAGGTCGTGGCTCAGAGGTAGCGCTTTGACGCACGGGTGTAGATGTCGGGTTCTGGATTGGTGAGGCGAAGCACAGATCTTGGTGTGGGTTTGCAAAAGCGACCGGAGTTTTACTTTGGTGGCATCGAGTTTGACGAGGAGGAGATCGGTCGCGGTTTCGGGACTAGAGGAGGAGCGAGGTCGGAGCTTTCCTGCTAGAGATCGGCGTTCGGATCGGCGGTTAGTGCAACAAGTCGCTAGCACAGGCTTTGGTGGGCGGCGAGATGGTTGCCAAGGTCCCCTGCCTGGGAAGGCCGCCGGACTGATTTGGAGGTGGCGGGCGGCTTCTCAGAAGGGCCAGATTCGGCGGCTGGGTGTGAGACGCGTAGGGTGTGGGTAGTGGGCCTCTGCCTTTCTGGGCTGCAGGGATATGCAGTCTAGAGAATTGGGTCTATAGCCCAATTCCCCTATTTTTCTCACACTTGGGTCGGGTTTGGGCACTTTGGGGGTGGTCAGTCCTGCTCTTTGTCCTGCATCTGTTCCTAGAATGTTGTTGTGGGTGTGTTGAATGTCGTGATGTACACCAaaagggtcttaggcgtcaagatgtTCAGGACATTGGTTCCATTTTCGGGCAGTGTAGGATTTAGGGAGTTTTTTTCAattctgcattttctttttcagcagttactttaggattttagttttcaAGTATGgatttcttttggatttagtACTCTTCGTGAgcttgcattgtaatatgaggggtgcttgtacccttcatgcttgaccgagtaaggtcgtcatgatttcgataaatggattagtcttccgttgccctaaataaaataaaataaaaatagaaacaatcTAACAATTGAAGGTTtgtaagaaaagaagaagatgaagaaaaaaaaaaggaaagagcaaaaaaccaaagaaatgttgaaggaaaattgacttagtgtgccttatcaaactaggagtagtaataggagagaatgttctaaagttcctagttctattcggattagatttccttgtaacattagaacatgtactttgtaatccctatatatagggctcctattctcaataatgaaatataattctctcatcaatctctctaaattctattatccttaaacacattatcagcacgagccctaaccttgagatcaaaaatccaaaactagAAAATTCTTCAACATTACCGTTTCCACCGTTGCACCTAGCCCGTGCTAGACTAACTGCTGCTGCCCACCTGCGCACCCCTGGGATGCACACTGCCCCTTCAGCCCTTACACACATGTGTGCcacctactgcccctgcagcatcaccgcacgcctgctgcccctgcagcacagcaggacactcgttcctgtgcagatctgCCTTCTTGCAAGCCCCGAAATGTATTGatagggacctcagatcaaaattcttcattcatcaaagttgttcatatcTATCTGTTCTATctgacctccgaatttcagccttatcggagttgttttgagacttgtacaccaatcgaagtgaAAGCTATTCAGAGGCAAATCTGCTCCgattttcaacaaaaaatcctTGAAAACTGCTGCTGCCACCTTCAAAGCATCATTGCAGTAGCTCCTAGCCCATGCTAGCCTCATCTGCGTGCCTGCCCCTACAATGCCTACGCGCCCCTGCGCACGAATCTGTCGGCCAGCTCCTCGGCTTACCTCGGCCAGACCTATATCACTCACACAGCAGGGATTGAAAGATTGTTTGCAATCCCCGAACCAAGATCGAtagcacgcctgcatcaacacgcgcgtggaTTGAGAAttttaaattctgaaattcaTGAGTAAGTTTTCACCAGTAAGTTGTTCCCATtgttgaaatttaaatttatttttatttttcttcggggacttacaaaatcccttcttctacatcctaCTTTTCTGTAACATGGGTTCGATTTgctaaaagcggaatcgtggggattcacgctatatatgaactaagagcgttcgtgatcttcggactaagagcgtccgtgagCATTGATTtttacgaactaagagcattcgtaggctacggactaagagtgttcgtaagcataaaaatttgaccatataaacatcattggtttcaatccagatccaaaaatttggaaactatcaacaTAGACAGTGGTTATAACTTTTTCTCACTAGGCTtactcaagagtaattgtgatgtctaggaaaggtttgaactgagagaacggttttaaaagtgagcaacgctccaccaaaatctcgccttaccttatctggtcacaaccaaattggaattaccaaatggattgagtaactacaacttgtctaagcttgattatcctttttggattgaagttagaaactttgacgtaatcattggctttcattgaaataaagtgtcgattttgattcgaactttattcattcaagtatgtttcccggagagctagaatgcctcgtggatagtgctactatgCACACCATATTTTgaaataggcagttatttctagagatgacgcctactcgatcttcaatgactacgatggcagggtcatctaaattgattcatggtcaaggaccagctcaattcttgttgccacatggcacaatcattaatgtcactgaagctctctacgctcctaggacaggaagaaccctattgagcttcaaagatataagagccaatggttttcatgtggaaacacattatgagaatggacaagagttcctttgcatcacctctaatgactacgaacataaacgagtattagagaaacttatgtgtcgatctagtgggttgtatgcaaccactattagaataattgaatccaatcatgttatgagagatgatttatgggattctaatacatacaggctttggcatgaccgtttgggacacccaggtcgtgatatgatgatccgtatattaaaaacttcacacggacatctatttttcagaacgaaaagaagtaaaaatcagATTTTGGACACCGAaagagcacctgcgcctcacggcgccgttcacccccagAACTGGCCATCCTTGGTCGGTGCCGCCGTCCCCCTGCGGCCTCAAGGTGGCATTACGCCACCAATGCTCTTTCTACTCCAAATtttgcttctaaagtcaattgtgacttcatggctgaaccacaatcctcattggttgtttctaaagcccatcattcgttctgcaaagcctgctctttagcaaaattaggatcgagaccatcctatgcaaaagacactaaagaaaatataccattcttacaaagaatccaaggtgatatttgtggaccattcaaccaccatgaggaccatttagatattttatggtgttggttgatgcatcgacacgctggtcacatgtcatgctattgtccacaaggaacgctgcatttgctaaactcttagcataaataattaagttaagggctcaccaccctgatcatcctattaagtttATGCGATTAGACAAcgttggggagtttacatcaaaaacttttgatgattattgcatgtccattgagattgaagttgaacatccagttcctcatgttcacacccaaaatggtctcgcagaagccgccattaaacgactacaaatgatcgctagggcattggtaatgcgcaccaatctccctatttctgcttggggctatgcaatattgcatacaactgtgcttattcgtctgagacccactgccactcaacccttttctgcgtcccagatggtcaCTGGGTATGAGcgtgatgtctcacacttacgcatatttggatgtgcagtctatgtgcctattgtgcCTCCACaacacaccaaaatgggtcctcaaagacgattaggcgtttacgttggatatgattctccaaccattgtctgctacatagaacccttgacagacgatctctttaccgctagatttgcggattgtcacttcaatgagacagtcttcccgtcgttaggaggAGATAGGAACattaatgttcaacaggaacaacaggaattgtcatggtctgtccccactctgtctcatcttgattcccgaaccgcacagtccaaaattgaagtgcggagaattctcgatcttcagaacgtagtagAATCGATgcttgatgcgttttctgataccgctaaagtgacgagatcacacatacctactgcaaacgtgcctgcaaggattgatgtccctaaaattagaggacatgacgccatctcaagggcaactgagcatggcgccaacgtcccctctcatagtgatggtgacgttgtggctaggcccatggctccttccaggaagcgcgggaggcctataggttcgatggattctcgcccaagaaagaaagcgagtttgacacaaaataatccattaatcatcgatgtaaataatccatctcatgagaatattccggattatggttatgtccaagagacatcattgggggacgctccaatgttagaaccaactccagagaatagagagatctccatgaattacactagtgtacatgagatgatggatagaaattctatggctattgatgatgcatttgcatatcatattgctaaaggaattatagaatatgatgatatcgaacctagctctgttgaaaaatgtcaacgaagagcggattggcctaaatggaaagatgcgatacaggctgaattggattcattaacaaagagacaggtgtttgggcctataacgcagacaccccctaatgtaaaacctgttggccttAAAtcggtctttgttagaaagcgtaatgagaaaaatgaggtggtaagatataaagcccgccttgtggcgcaaggtttctcacaacgccctggaatcgattacaaggagacatattctccagtaatggacgttataacgttccgctaccttgtcaatttggtagtttctgaaaaacttaacatgcagcttatggatgtggttacagcatatctctatggggatctagattcagagatatatatgaaggttccagatagacttcaattacccaaatcaagtggctctaaaccacagagcgcgcttgcaataagattaaaacgctcactatatggattaaaacaatttggacggatgtggtataaccgcctaagtgactacttgattgggaagggatatattaacaatgaaatatgcccatacgtgttcattaaaagaacaagttctagatttgcaatcgtagcaatttatgttgatgacatgaacttaattggaactctagatgagttaaaggaaactgctaaatacttgaaatctgaatttgagatgaaagatcttaggaaaacacggttttgtctcggtttagaacttgagcaccgtagtgatggaattttgattcatcagtctgcatatactcagaaaattctaaggcgctttaagcctgtgagtactcccatgattggtcgtagtcttgagcccagaaaagatcagttttgtccaaaggatgaggacgaagaatcattagaggctgaagtgccctacttaagtgcaataggcgcattattgtacttagctcaatgcataagaccggacatctccttcgcagtgaacttgttagctagacatagctctgcgccaacacaccgccattggattggtataaagacaatctttcgataccttagagatacaattgatatgggcctattctatccctacagagagaaaaggaatgatggaattttgggatcggaccccaaaaggcaaaaagCCATCGTCCAAGAGTTgaccgccggccatgttgccgccgccatCCATGGTGGTCGGCGTCTCCctactcccctccatcaaaacgacaatgatgttttgatgggttttgctaatgcaaggtacctctctgaccctcacaaaggtcgctcccaaacgggttatgtctttaccatgggaagcattgCGATATCtaggaggtctacaaaacagagctttgttgctacttcctcaaatcatgcagagattattgctctacatgaagctgtacgtgaatgtatatggctaaggtctgtaattagacatattcaaggaagttgtggtttgaagtctaccacagatgaacctacatgcatttaagAGGATAATgaagcttgtattgaacaaatgaagttaggtttcatcaagggcaactacaccaagcatatatcgcctaagttcttttataatcagcaacaacaatcacttctaaagattgaagtgaatcaaatccgatcagaggataatatagcggacttattcactaagtgtTTACCTAAATCCatcttcgagaaacatgtgaagagtatcggattgagaaagttatccgaactcccatgattatagcaatcagggggagatattgacatcaggaggagttatgatgtctacat belongs to Rosa chinensis cultivar Old Blush chromosome 4, RchiOBHm-V2, whole genome shotgun sequence and includes:
- the LOC112201147 gene encoding protein SIEVE ELEMENT OCCLUSION B; its protein translation is MAYQPQNKVNLQSSTPVPQSAYVAQNALVPQNKAPTTHRRGEKYRTPSQQLGRDGRRQFSTLTSDDSALITQVLDTDRSHERPYDATPISLKHILQAVEVIFSRVTKPDIHGNLLVPGSALVPTGAYTEALEHHEKALHASLSSLHDNYEVPISLFNAISSELFGKWLSGEDANKTTMDILRIVQHYDWDEKVVLTLGAFSVKDGEFWLVAQLYTINALAKAVGTLRQLPEILERASTVLKSKFDAYNNLVNTVLKVTKCIIQLQEVRRDPHLTTELESTTSTAHIPTAAYWTIRSIVVAASQLLGITGMGPEYVTEAWELSSLSHKLENIHSHLEETIKRLNDIIQRKKDDEALAAIAYILETPHIDNTKTLRVLFFKDDQPALYDGYSKRRVDIDVLKRKVVILFLSDLDVAQENEYMIAHQMYDEKRQFPTRPESQYEIVWVPIVDNWNEAKYQQFENLKNDMEWYSVFHPSVVSPTVIRYIRKQDKWNFVKKPLLVVVDPQGKIVHTNAVHMMCVFGSAAYPFTNNRERLLWENETWRMELLADSLDQNLLGWIHEGKFICLYGGEDITWIRDFTRAARGVALEAGIQLELLYMGKSKAKEQKLRSIMRIIEEEKLSHVLDRNLIWYFWIRLESMWQSKGQQLKNELLSSTQLRAADSFSLRNDPVLKGIISLLSFGSTERGWAVIGTGSADMSKANGEHMLRSLREYTAWEKRRRELGFTPALNEYLAEVYKSTPHHCTNLVLPATGLMPETVACAECGRLMERYTMFRCCTD